One stretch of Chitinophagales bacterium DNA includes these proteins:
- a CDS encoding T9SS type A sorting domain-containing protein, with translation MRKIYFLVGLNIISSPLYAQYGLSDDLDGDGIINSIDIDDDNDGIVDAIESPSCFYTEAEFTSGNRISLINVSTDLNMFSTAYTIEMSIDGVETAVSNTRFANAQAVTGVEVYHVEFPTAVELADISFDYATTYGAFNNANIVLQGSNDDINWTDLNTGATYLANPTPDIDVFSVTQNTGKYKYYRLLGASGTSYSNGYFEAIFNLAQPYTASLYPKALCSEDMDGDSIPNHLDLDSDGDGCYDAKEVNIVIGNVDTVAGPYGGNGFADDLQSSTDTNSYNGTLNYGFAIDNTKDACADLDGDGVADLYDLDNDNDGILDVDEGFYCNEIDTLIGTQYYDIATAYNNQSTYPTAAASTGPDQVFNGNLATQTGWYITGATGVTYAINPPVVLGVETVTPLFNVNGIYIINDYGPAIPDGIHSFDLILKDTAGNILGTETFTNIPTNFNGVLNFTNTYDSVGAMEIQITEMYANGGGSNTQLQFRQAALVGQECFTLDTDGDGIPDYLDTDSDNDGCPDALESGGNFSASNIENDTLIGGVDSVGVPLIANGGQNLGSSRDSLSLSKECKCTAIYSTYTDTDGDGITDICDLDDDNDGVLDTEEGCTTHFNLPDSVQPTSQGPVTMLQYSNNTFLVADNNFNMVRIVNTPATDISQITSSGLTITQTAPKSMHVDNIASTSLADAKTIGEYIQFSFTTDSNAYGAFIDYVGFLNRINQVGFSVTYSISTDNFVTSTDLATLNEATNDGLAGSNVGRENEDITDYQLALNTTYTVRIYFYGLTSGTLIDFDDFYLIFGACYVDTDKDGIPNYLDRDSDNDGCPDAAEASVPNMTISTDSVVAGPYGSNGLADTVQKSSSDSNSINYTSTYSTYALDSGVANCTFLLPIELLSFNAVLENDNTVLCKWATATEINNDYFTIEHSKDAIVWETVLTVKGAGNSREKIEYIEHDYHPYAGISYYRMKQTDFDGKYSYSQIESINITSSDFNLTNIYPNPAENYITVENNKAEIVMLKIIDAIGRDISTTISYIEKDTNSRKLDISNLDSGVYYLIVNDKKFIVIKN, from the coding sequence ATGAGAAAAATATATTTTTTAGTTGGTTTGAATATAATTTCATCTCCGTTATATGCTCAATATGGACTTAGTGATGATTTAGACGGAGATGGAATTATTAATTCTATTGATATAGACGATGATAATGATGGAATAGTAGATGCAATAGAAAGTCCGAGTTGTTTTTATACGGAAGCTGAGTTTACATCGGGAAATAGAATATCCCTGATAAACGTAAGTACAGATTTGAATATGTTTAGTACAGCATATACCATAGAGATGAGTATAGACGGTGTTGAAACAGCAGTAAGTAACACTCGTTTTGCTAATGCTCAGGCAGTAACGGGTGTAGAAGTATATCATGTAGAATTTCCGACAGCAGTAGAATTAGCAGATATAAGTTTTGATTATGCTACTACTTATGGAGCCTTTAATAATGCTAATATTGTATTGCAAGGAAGTAATGATGACATAAACTGGACAGACTTAAATACAGGAGCAACATATTTAGCCAATCCTACTCCGGATATAGATGTTTTTAGTGTAACACAAAACACCGGTAAGTATAAATACTATAGATTGTTAGGTGCGTCTGGCACAAGTTATAGTAATGGATATTTTGAGGCAATTTTTAATTTAGCACAGCCATATACAGCTAGTTTATATCCTAAGGCATTATGCTCAGAAGATATGGATGGCGATAGTATTCCCAATCATTTAGATTTAGACAGTGATGGTGACGGGTGCTATGATGCTAAAGAAGTTAATATTGTTATAGGAAATGTTGATACAGTGGCAGGGCCATACGGAGGTAATGGTTTTGCAGATGATTTGCAATCATCTACAGACACAAATTCTTATAATGGAACATTAAATTATGGTTTTGCTATTGATAATACTAAAGATGCTTGTGCGGATTTGGATGGTGATGGTGTAGCGGACTTGTATGATCTTGATAATGATAATGATGGTATTTTAGATGTTGATGAAGGTTTTTATTGTAATGAAATTGATACCTTAATAGGTACGCAATATTATGATATAGCAACTGCTTATAATAATCAAAGCACCTATCCTACAGCAGCCGCTTCAACTGGGCCAGATCAAGTATTTAATGGTAATTTAGCCACACAAACAGGTTGGTATATTACTGGTGCAACAGGAGTTACGTATGCAATAAATCCTCCAGTAGTATTAGGTGTAGAAACCGTAACCCCTTTGTTTAATGTAAATGGTATATACATTATAAATGATTATGGCCCAGCTATTCCAGACGGTATTCATTCTTTTGATTTAATTCTTAAAGATACTGCTGGTAATATTTTAGGAACTGAAACTTTCACTAATATTCCTACCAATTTTAATGGAGTACTAAACTTTACTAACACCTATGATAGTGTGGGGGCAATGGAAATACAAATTACAGAAATGTATGCTAATGGTGGAGGTTCAAACACACAATTACAATTTCGTCAAGCAGCCTTAGTTGGTCAAGAGTGTTTTACTCTTGATACAGACGGTGACGGAATACCTGATTACTTAGACACAGATAGCGATAATGACGGCTGCCCTGACGCGTTAGAGAGTGGAGGAAATTTTTCTGCAAGTAATATAGAAAATGATACGCTAATTGGTGGGGTAGATTCTGTAGGTGTGCCATTAATTGCCAATGGTGGTCAAAATTTAGGAAGTAGTAGAGATAGTTTAAGTCTTTCTAAAGAATGTAAGTGTACAGCCATTTATTCTACATACACTGATACGGACGGAGACGGCATTACTGATATTTGTGATCTTGATGATGACAACGATGGAGTACTTGACACAGAAGAAGGTTGTACTACTCATTTTAATTTACCAGATAGCGTACAACCTACATCTCAAGGACCAGTTACAATGTTGCAATATTCTAACAATACATTTTTAGTAGCAGACAATAATTTCAATATGGTTCGTATAGTAAATACGCCTGCTACAGATATTTCGCAAATCACAAGCAGTGGTTTAACTATAACGCAAACCGCTCCTAAATCAATGCACGTAGATAATATAGCCTCCACTTCGCTGGCAGATGCCAAAACTATAGGAGAATATATTCAGTTTAGCTTTACTACAGACAGTAATGCCTATGGAGCATTTATTGATTATGTAGGATTTTTAAATAGAATAAATCAAGTAGGTTTTTCAGTTACATATAGCATTTCTACTGATAATTTTGTTACTTCAACAGATTTGGCAACACTTAATGAAGCAACAAACGATGGCTTAGCAGGTAGCAACGTAGGCAGAGAAAATGAAGACATTACTGATTATCAATTGGCATTAAATACCACATATACCGTTCGTATTTATTTTTATGGATTAACAAGTGGTACTTTAATAGATTTTGATGATTTTTATTTAATATTTGGAGCTTGCTATGTAGATACTGATAAAGATGGGATACCCAATTATTTAGACAGAGATAGCGATAATGACGGTTGCCCCGATGCGGCAGAAGCAAGTGTACCTAATATGACTATTTCTACCGATAGTGTAGTAGCCGGTCCTTATGGCAGTAATGGTTTAGCAGATACTGTTCAAAAATCCAGCTCTGATTCAAATAGTATAAATTATACCTCTACATACAGCACCTATGCTTTAGATTCCGGAGTAGCCAACTGTACTTTTTTATTGCCAATAGAACTCCTATCTTTTAATGCAGTTTTAGAAAATGACAATACTGTTTTGTGCAAATGGGCAACAGCCACAGAAATTAACAATGATTATTTTACCATTGAGCACTCAAAAGATGCTATAGTGTGGGAAACAGTGCTAACCGTGAAAGGAGCAGGAAACTCGCGAGAAAAAATAGAGTATATAGAGCACGATTATCATCCGTATGCAGGTATTTCTTATTATAGAATGAAACAAACAGACTTTGACGGAAAATACTCTTATTCTCAAATTGAATCAATTAATATTACTTCAAGTGATTTTAATTTAACCAATATATATCCAAATCCAGCCGAAAATTACATTACAGTAGAAAATAATAAAGCTGAAATTGTAATGTTAAAAATAATAGATGCCATAGGTAGAGATATTTCTACCACCATAAGCTATATAGAAAAAGATACTAATTCTCGTAAATTGGATATTTCTAATTTAGATTCTGGAGTTTATTATTTAATAGTAAACGATAAAAAATTTATTGTAATTAAAAATTAA
- a CDS encoding Crp/Fnr family transcriptional regulator has translation MFKEFSEYLGKIDGVDYDFVEEFIDGCKYQIIPKGSFLLKEGGYLKDIFWVGKGLLVKYSIDTEGKKHVIQFAPENWWIAEREAVFLGNPSKYYIESIEEAKVISFDEELVLKLHKKYPTFNKFHYRLLQNHIEHLTTRILFLLSLNAEDKYLQFIKIYPDLSLRVPLGMIASYLGIAQESLSRVRKELSHKKV, from the coding sequence ATGTTTAAGGAATTTTCAGAATATTTAGGCAAAATTGATGGGGTTGATTATGATTTTGTAGAGGAATTTATAGATGGATGTAAATATCAAATTATACCTAAAGGGTCTTTTTTACTTAAAGAAGGTGGCTATCTAAAAGATATATTTTGGGTAGGGAAAGGTTTATTGGTTAAATATTCAATTGATACAGAAGGGAAAAAGCATGTTATTCAGTTTGCTCCGGAAAATTGGTGGATAGCAGAAAGGGAAGCCGTATTTTTAGGAAACCCGTCTAAATACTATATTGAGAGTATTGAAGAAGCTAAAGTTATTTCTTTTGATGAAGAGTTAGTTTTAAAATTGCATAAGAAATATCCAACATTCAATAAGTTTCATTATAGGCTTTTACAAAACCATATTGAACATTTAACCACCCGAATTTTATTTCTATTAAGTCTTAATGCGGAAGATAAGTATCTTCAATTTATAAAAATATACCCAGATTTATCATTACGAGTTCCTTTAGGTATGATAGCTTCTTATTTGGGTATTGCTCAAGAAAGTTTAAGTAGAGTAAGAAAAGAGCTCTCACATAAAAAGGTATGA